From Rhododendron vialii isolate Sample 1 chromosome 10a, ASM3025357v1, the proteins below share one genomic window:
- the LOC131303611 gene encoding probable methyltransferase PMT26: protein MALGKYSRVDGKKSPSSYCSTVTFVVFVALCLVGVWMMTSSSVIPVQNVDMSSQNSKSEVKEQVSESNESNPSSETNESIPKQFEDNPGDLPEDATKGDSNEKAQEENSTSQNSNTPENTSDKAAERNQENPENKPKSEDASKTEIENGEEKTEDGDSKMVDRDSEAGETRTDSINNSGSQPNTEIDKKFDSDETEKKSEENTGIKKDGDEADGQIEVDGEAKDLVPNEVFPSGAKSELLNETTTQNGAWSSQAVESKNEKEAQKSSEPNREVVYNWKLCNVTAGPDYIPCLDNLQAIRNLRTTKHYEHRERHCPEEPPTCLVPLPEGYQRPIEWPTSREKIWYHNVPHTKLAQVKGHQNWVKVSGDYLTFPGGGTQFKHGALHYIDVIQQSLPDIAWGKRSRVVLDVGCGVASFGGYLFDRNVLTMSLAPKDEHEAQVQFALERGIPAISAVMGTKRLLFPGRVFDVVHCARCRVPWHIEGGKLLLELNRVLRPGGFFIWSATPVYQTGAEDAGIWQAMKELTKSMCWNVVKITKDKVNKVGIAIYQKPTSNECYEKRSQNEPPLCQESDDPNAAWNVPLQACMHRVPVDASERGSQWPEQWSARLEKPPYWLLSSQVGVYGKAAPEDFSSDYEHWNRVVTKSYLTEMEINWSKVRNVMDMNSIYGGFAAALKKLNVWVMNVVPVDSPDTLPIIYERGLFGIYHDWCESFSTYPRSYDLLHADHLFSKIQKKCNLMAVVAEADRILRPEGRLIVRDKVETINELESLLKSMHWEIPFKYSKDNEGLLCAQKTLWRPTEVETIAYSIG, encoded by the exons ATGGCATTAGGTAAATACTCTAGGGTTGACGGTAAAAAGTCTCCATCAAGTTACTGTTCAACAGTGACTTTTGTTGTGTTTGTGGCCCTTTGCTTAGTTGGAGTATGGATGATGACTTCGTCATCTGTAATTCCTGTTCAAAATGTAGACATGTCCTCTCAGAATAGCAAAAGTGAGGTGAAGGAACAAGTGAGTGAGAGCAATGAGAGCAACCCCAGCAGTGAGACTAATGAGAGCATTCCTAAGCAGTTTGAGGATAACCCTGGGGATTTACCCGAGGATGCAACAAAAGGGGACAGCAATGAAAAAGCACAGGAGGAGAATAGTACTTCCCAAAACTCAAACACTCCTGAAAACACAAGTGACAAAGCTGCAGAGAGAAACCAAGAGAATCCTGAAAATAAGCCTAAGTCTGAAGATGcttctaaaacagaaatagAAAATGGAGAGGAGAAAACTGAAGATGGGGACTCTAAGATGGTGGACAGAGATTCTGAAGCTGGGGAGACGAGAACAGACAGTATCAATAACTCTGGTAGTCAACCGAACACTGAAATTGACAAGAAATTTGATTCAGATGAGACCGAGAAGAAATCAGAGGAGAATACAGGTATCAAAAAAGATGGGGATGAAGCGGACGGTCAAATAGAAGTAGATGGTGAGGCTAAAGATCTGGTTCCGAACGAGGTGTTTCCTTCTGGGGCAAAGTCAGAGCTTCTGAATGAAACTACAACTCAAAATGGGGCATGGTCAAGTCAGGCAGTCGAGTCAAAGAATGAAAAGGAAGCACAGAAGTCTTCAGAACCAAATCGAGAAGTTGTATACAATTGGAAACTTTGCAATGTCACTGCTGGGCCAGATTACATCCCGTGCCTTGATAATTTGCAAGCaattaggaaccttagaacaaCTAAGCACTATGAACATAGGGAGAGGCACTGTCCGGAGGAACCTCCTACTTGCCTTGTTCCTCTACCCGAAGGATACCAACGCCCTATTGAGTGGCCGACTAGCAGGGAAAAG ATATGGTACCATAACGTTCCCCATACCAAACTCGCACAAGTCAAAGGGCATCAAAATTGGGTCAAAGTTAGCGGCGATTACCTTACATTTCCCGGCGGTGGGACACAGTTTAAGCATGGTGCTCTTCATTACATTGATGTTATACAACAG TCTCTGCCTGATATTGCCTGGGGAAAGCGATCCCGTGTGGTATTGGATGTGGGATGTGGCGTTGCTAGCTTTGGAGGCTATCTCTTTGATAGAAATGTTCTCACCATGTCATTGGCACCAAAGGATGAACATGAAGCTCAAGTTCAATTTGCACTTGAAAGGGGAATTCCTGCAATATCTGCTGTGATGGGCACTAAGAGGCTTCTGTTCCCAGGCAGAGTCTTCGATGTTGTGCATTGTGCCCGGTGTCGGGTCCCCTGGCATATTGAAG GAGGTAAACTGCTATTAGAGCTAAATCGTGTACTGCGACCTGGCGGTTTCTTCATCTGGTCTGCCACGCCTGTTTACCAGACAGGCGCTGAAGATGCTGGGATTTGGCAAG CCATGAAGGAACTAACAAAGTCAATGTGCTGGAACGTTGTAAAAATAACCAAGGATAAAGTGAATAAAGTAGGAATAGCAATATATCAGAAACCCACATCAAATGAATGTTATGAGAAAAGATCACAAAATGAACCGCCTCTCTGCCAAGAGTCTGATGATCCAAATGCAGCCTG GAATGTCCCATTGCAAGCATGTATGCACAGAGTGCCAGTTGATGCATCGGAACGTGGGTCCCAGTGGCCAGAACAATGGTCAGCGAGATTGGAGAAACCTCCTTATTGGTTGTTGAGTTCACAGGTTGGAGTTTATGGCAAGGCAGCTCCTGAGGATTTCAGTTCAGACTACGAACACTGGAATCGTGTGGTGACTAAGTCATATCTTACTGAAATGGAGATTAACTGGTCTAAAGTAAGGAATGTCATGGACATGAATTCCATCTATGGAGG ATTTGCTGCTGCTCTGAAAAAACTGAACGTGTGGGTCATGAACGTGGTCCCAGTAGACTCTCCAGATACGCTGCCCATAATTTATGAACGAGGTCTATTTGGAATTTACCACGATTGGTGCGAATCATTTAGCACCTATCCAAGATCTTATGATCTTCTGCATGCGGATCATCTCTTCTCCAAGATTCAAAAGAA GTGCAATTTAATGGCTGTAGTTGCTGAAGCTGATCGGATTCTAAGACCTGAGGGAAGACTTATTGTTCGCGATAAAGTTGAGACCATTAATGAGCTGGAGAGCTTGCTGAAAAGTATGCATTGGGAGATCCCCTTCAAATACTCTAAGGACAATGAAGGATTACTTTGTGCTCAGAAGACCCTTTGGCGCCCCACAGAGGTGGAGACAATCGCTTACTCCATTGGTTAA
- the LOC131303060 gene encoding uncharacterized protein LOC131303060, with protein MFGYQKRCSEGRNSVPDGFCSNRKIQRVDLAARKWWEVGKMGMYWYDSGGGGGLVIGNFGEEEISGGGDGERERGKKRKPEKNNVNEDEAARRTTTNEEVKTQHDERRRTKTQRLKVSLSVELYGFADMEMTLSRYGDGVVFFVVLLLSVRFISRNGTVFS; from the exons ATGTTTGGGTATCAAAAACGTTGTTCGGAGGGTCGAAATTCAGTTCCAGACGGTTTCTGCTCAAACCGCAAGATCCAAAGGGTTGACCTTGCGGCCCGCAAG TGGTGGGAAGTGGGGAAGATGGGTATGTATTGGTACGACagtggtggggggggggggttggttaTAGGGAATTTTGGAGAGGAGGAAATAAG tggtggtggtgatggtg agagagagagagggaagaaacGCAAACCAGAGAAGAATAACGTGAACGAAGACGAAGCAGCGAGAAGAACGACGACGAATGAAGAGGTGAAAACCCAACACGATGAACGAAGACGAACGAAGACCCAACGActgaaggtctctctctctgtg GAACTATATGGGTTTGCAGATATGGAGATGACATTGTCAAG ATATGGAGATGGGGTTGTATTCTTCGTTGTTCTCCTGTTGTCCGTGAGGTTCATTTCTAGGAATGGGACTGTATTCTCTTGA